The DNA sequence ACAATATAAGTAAAAGTTCCGAGCCCAACAGAAAACtatgtttccttaaggaatttaactCCCTCACTGTTGCCCGAGGTTATTGGATTAATTCCTCCAGGATAAAACGGAACATTTATTCTGTAATACCAGCAATGAAAATTACATAACTTCGTCGAACTCAACAAACGGCAGTAAATCACACTTATGCTTACGTTTTGCTTTGGAAAAACAGTACAGAAATGCAGAAGAGAGAGGGGGAGTATGCAGATTTTCAGTGGTGGAAAAATGAGGCAAAGCCTctaaaattatagccaaacaaTCTGGATTGAATAGGTGCGAAGGTACCTGTTCATATGAGATACCATTTCggcaaaaaatatttttgtttggtCGCGAATTTTAAATTCGAAAATGACCGTTAGGACCATTAGAAAATTAATCGCGAAATAAAATACGCGCGGAAAAATATcgggaaaaagaaaataaataacggAAAATGGAAAATAAATTTGATTCAAAAAATTATCAATTAATCATATcgattgaccaaatccaaattcaaaaatctaaAGTCGAAGCCGAGCGACGACAGCGCAAGGCACCACTTCTTCTCAACTTTTTAAGAGTTAGAAGATGTGCTTCTCTATATAAGCACAAagattttctttccattttccaatGAGGGACAAAGTGTCATAGTAAAAGGAACACTTCAAATTTTTGTTTTCCTCTAAatctttttcctccatttctcattcacacctccttatttaattaaataaaacccCAACATATTGGTGTATGTTATTGAATGTCATGTATATCTTTCGTATATATCCTGCGTATGTCATGTGCATCAGTATTATACACATGACATAGGCGCAACATACATACGATATACAAGTGATATATGTTAGTCACATGTATATAATGTGTATATATCCTAGTCATGAGCATCGGTATGTACATGACATACATATAATGTGCAAGTGACATATATAAGACTTACAAGTGAAATACAGTGTCGTGATAATTTTCAGCTCTGAATATGGACCCCAAATAATCTCCAcgcttcctcaaattttgtattttGTGTCGTAAATGTTTCTAACGAAATCCGAGCACACCACTCAAAAAAATTGTTAGAAGCTTTTAGATTTGAATCGAAGCTTCAAATGAGTCTTTAACGGCGATTCTTCAAAAAAGAAATGACGAAACGGAAAGAAAATGGAGAGAAGAAGTTGAGGGAGTTATGGGAGCCATGCTTGAAAAATCTGagatagaaaagaaaaaaaatgatatttAAAATCCTTAATTTTGTGGGTTTTGTTAGTTGTATATATTATGTGAAGTTTTTGTTGTTATGTTCTGAAAGTGGAATAGTATTATGTGTTATTATGAAAACTGATTTTATTTCGTATATCTGAAAATTTCCCGCAAATATTCTTCATACCCTGTCAGTGTATACTAGTGGCTGATCAACAAACTGCAACTCTACAAATGATAATAAGAGGGTTTTGCATCCATTAAAATAGCTTTTTCCTAATTCTTTTGGGGTGAGTCCGTGAGTAATAGAACAAATGAATCCCTAAACTTATTTCATTATCCATTTGTTCTGTAAATCCAGCCTTTAATGAATATTTGACCTTAGTAAACTGTAGCAATATTCAGGCAGATATTTACCAGCTTAAACAATTTATAAGAGAAATTCTCAGTGCATAAAAAGAGGAAGAGAGGAGTAGTAAAGGAATAAAGTAATTGCAGATAAAAAGAAATGAAATGACTTCCAAGTTCCATCATCATATTCTATATCGGGTGACAGACACCAAATATTACAGCTTCATGAAACAATATAAATTAACAGAAACATGAAGTCCAAATAACTCTGATGTTCATTGCAAATGAAAATCTCTATTTACATTAGAGGTAAAGCAGaatacataaaacaacctaaaaATGTGAAGAGTGTGAATTCCATCAACAAGTTGATGCAATAGCCTCCAGCAGAGCAACTAGAAATTCCATTTGTGTTTCCTGATTCACTCTGTTAAAGGTAGGAACATGGACAAAGATAGACTTGTGACCTTTTTGCTCTGCAAACCGGAGAGAATGGTAATATACATAATTGCACACGAAACGGCCTGCATCGTCAGACATTGTTACTTCAAAGCCTTTCTTCTTTAAGAATTCCAGAATTGCCTCGGCAGAGCAACATGTCTTCAACCACCCAAATATAATAGATTAGGAATTAGGGCACAAGGAATACAGGCAAAGAACTTATTATCAATGAGAAACTGATTAGTATATGCAAATTTTGGAGGAGTTCTCCTAGACATAACATTTTGATACAGACCGAAGGCTAGCCAAATTATTATATCTTAACTTTTTCTACTTTGTGCATTTTGTCGACGTTTGATGCATTAAATCTCCTTCCCCATTTAGCCATATATTTGCAAGTATCTTGTTAAAAGTAATCTTTTTAGAAAAATTCTTCTCTTCTCTCAACCTTAAAAATCAATTTCTCACAAACAAAATTCAAGATGACCTCATCTATCTCATCTACATGTCACTTCATTTTCAAGGGCAATTTGGGCTATTCTTTACTTTTTCAGctacttttcttttttctttttaattttcttttgccTTCGAACATTCTTATGGAAGTTCCGCTGAACTCTACTCAATGCATTCAATCATTGCAGGTCTATTTTTTGAAACTCATATAATATTACGTCCTCATAATATTGATTGTAGTATTGGTTGCTCATTTTTCTTTACAAATTAGATCCAGGATTTGCATGAAATAGAGGTCTTTTctcctttttatttttcacttatccTAGCTAAAAAAATAAACggtaaagggccaaatatacccctctactttcgaaaatggtataagaatacccctcgttatactattgggttatctatacccctgcagtcatactttgaattcaaatatacccctcatttaaacggagggacacgtgtcatcgtcttgttggtcaacaacaacaacatacccagtaaaatcccactagtggagtctggagagagtagagtgtacgcagaccttacccctaccccgaaaagggtaaagaggctgtttccgagAGACTCTCGGCTCAACAGAAGAGACAATAATATCAGGAGAGAAACAAAAGAAAAGGCCTGTAATAACAAAAGATGCGAGAAAGATAATAACAGCAACGAATAAGTGAAAAGACAATAACACAAAACTATACAAAACAACAATATGAACACAACATAGACCGCTAACAAACCTAAACAAAACTCTATCAGACTACCCGGTACAAAGAGGGAAGAACTCTCGACTACCCCCTAGCCTAccaccctaatgctcgacctccacatgttcctatcaagagccatgtcctcggaaatctgaagtcgcgtcatgtcctgcctgatcacctcgccccaatacttcttaggctgcCCTCTGCCTCTTCTCGTCCCTGTcaaagccaaccgctcacacctcctaaccggggcatctatggttctcctccgcacgtgcccgaaccacctaagcctcacttcccgcatctatggttctcatcgtcatgttggtcaattataatatctcttaattaattaaaaagatccATTACTCATACacgaaaaatattattttttttttgtaaaaactgaaaaaaactgaaattatttttactaaaaactggaaaaaaaacgaaaatattttttttttcagtttttacaaaaaaaactaccttaagaaaaaactgaaaaatattttctaaaacaatgtttttgaaaaaactggaaaaaaaaaaaagttgaaaatcaattttctaaagcaatatttttgtaaaaactggaaaaactgaaatattttttactaaaaactgaaaaaacgaaaatatttttttttttccagtttttacaaaaaaactgctttaaaaaaagctgaaaaatattttctaaaacaatatttttgtaaaaactgaaaaaaaaaaaaaaaaactaaaaagcaattttctaaagcaatgtttttgtaaaaactgaaaaaacaaatattttcttttttttcagtttttagttaaaaatatttcagtttttttcagtttttgttttccagtttttacaaaaatattgttttagaaaatatttttcactttttttaaagcagcttttttgtaaaaactggaaaaaaaaatattttcgtttttttcagtttttagtaaaaattattttttagttttttctagtttttacaaaaaaaaattattatttttcgaGTATGGGttatgggtctttttaattaattaggagatatttataattgaccaacaggacgatgacacgtgtccctccgtttaaatgaggggtatatttgaacccaaagtatgactgcaggggtatagataacccaatagtataacgaggggtattcttagaccattttcgaaagtagaggggtatatttggccctttgccgaaaAATAAATGCATATACTTATTTCAAAGAGAACTTCTTTTCAGTTTATTGAGCAACATGCATATAAACATGCCAAGAAAAAAATTACTACTTTTTTGCCTTTAGTTGAATGATGTATTTTGTTAGCACAAACGAGAGAAATATAAGATACTTCTTCATCTAAATTAAGCAGATTTAGTAAATATCATATGAGGAATAGAAAAGACCTTTCTTGCTTGATTTATTCCTCCATCTTCCGGAACAATAGGCAATCGCTGTGGAAAATAAATAAGCATCTTAGCATCACGAAACATCAAGCTAGCTCATCTCAGCCTACTTCATTTTAGTCATGAAATAAAGACACCCTACCTGAGGTTGCCAACCAAGCTCATCTGCACAACGAAATGTGGCTTcattcactgccagcctctcaaTTGCAAACTTCGTTGATCCACTGTTTACTCCAAGGTGAAGCTGAACGGATAAAACAAGACTTTTATATCAAGAACACTGTTTATTTTTCTCCAAGCATTCCccctgtgtgtgtgtgtgtgtgtgtgtgagagagagagagagaggggggggggaggggggagggagaAGGTGGGGAGGGGGTTAGGAGCAGGCATAGTAAAACGCAAGGCCATCAAAAAATAGCACATCAATAATGTATGCATGATAAACTCTCCCTACCAGACTCAAAGTTCTCATGCAGGGCTGAATTTATGCTGTTTTCATCACTTGCACATCTTCTCTCTATAATCCTTGATTTCAAGGTCTTCTAATCTTCTCTATATCATAGCTATATGGTTAAGCATTTCCGAAAAGAAATCCAATCAAAAGCCTTCACAAACACTGCCGCAAAGAGTGTCCCTCGCGGACTCTTTCCAAGCATCAAAGGGGCTCTCCTATTATTTGCATATTGAAGACCGGATATGTACCACCAATTTCTATGGATTTAAGTTGGCATGCTAGAATGCCAAATAATGGTTATGTATCCTGATATCCCACAAAAAATTGGTAGCTAATTGTTGAGAAAACCAATTAGCTAGAAAGTTAGGCAGCAATAGGGCTTATGTTTTGACCTTCTTTTCCCTTCAGTCATGCACTCTCAA is a window from the Nicotiana tomentosiformis chromosome 10, ASM39032v3, whole genome shotgun sequence genome containing:
- the LOC104111537 gene encoding uncharacterized protein, with product MGSEGPKSVTIHVTGFKKFHGVAQNPTETTVNSLKDYVEKRGLPAGLTLGSCTVLETAGEGGLPTLLKVIESESSSENSSNNGQVIWLHLGVNSGSTKFAIERLAVNEATFRCADELGWQPQRLPIVPEDGGINQARKTCCSAEAILEFLKKKGFEVTMSDDAGRFVCNYVYYHSLRFAEQKGHKSIFVHVPTFNRVNQETQMEFLVALLEAIASTC